A DNA window from Candidatus Neomarinimicrobiota bacterium contains the following coding sequences:
- the epmA gene encoding EF-P lysine aminoacylase EpmA gives MNRHRIEQKRALINLIRTWFMEQGFFELETPLLVPSPGIEVHLHGFKTSYLDHGNEIQEYYLPTSPEFAIKKALGNGFEKVFEIARVFRNHGELGPQHHPEFNMLEWYRPGNYQDIMDDVDALLHTLSEDFKSIDTPPGFSWDQSIQRTSVSDCFHKYADLDLEQGLRNQRYWLRAARQVLNESIPENEPFEDIFFRVWMKLIESKLGISQPEIVYDYPASMAALSKIKASDPQWAERFELYIQGVEIGNAFSELINSKEQIKRFKDANLERKILGYPPHPVDEDLIKAVGKMKPTGGIAIGIERLLMVLTGESDIRQFFLQPLGGSGGATKRR, from the coding sequence ATGAATAGACACCGCATCGAACAAAAACGCGCCTTAATAAATCTGATCCGCACATGGTTTATGGAGCAAGGCTTCTTTGAGCTGGAGACTCCCCTGTTGGTGCCCTCACCCGGGATAGAGGTCCATCTCCATGGCTTTAAAACCAGTTATCTTGACCATGGAAACGAAATTCAGGAATACTACCTTCCTACTTCTCCTGAGTTTGCGATCAAGAAAGCGCTGGGCAACGGTTTTGAGAAAGTCTTTGAAATTGCCAGGGTTTTCCGCAATCATGGTGAGCTTGGCCCCCAACATCACCCTGAATTCAATATGTTGGAATGGTACCGTCCTGGAAATTATCAGGATATCATGGATGATGTCGATGCCCTATTACACACCCTGAGTGAAGATTTTAAATCTATTGATACCCCTCCCGGGTTCAGCTGGGATCAGAGTATTCAACGCACTTCCGTCAGTGACTGCTTTCACAAATATGCTGACCTGGATCTAGAGCAGGGGTTGAGGAACCAAAGGTATTGGCTTAGAGCAGCCCGGCAGGTCTTAAATGAATCGATCCCTGAGAATGAACCTTTTGAGGACATCTTTTTTCGAGTCTGGATGAAGCTGATTGAATCTAAGCTTGGAATAAGTCAACCCGAAATCGTCTATGATTACCCCGCTTCCATGGCTGCTCTTTCCAAGATCAAAGCGTCTGATCCCCAATGGGCTGAGCGGTTCGAACTCTATATCCAGGGAGTCGAGATTGGCAATGCTTTTAGTGAGTTAATTAATTCAAAAGAACAGATCAAACGTTTTAAGGATGCTAACCTGGAGCGCAAGATTCTCGGGTACCCACCCCATCCCGTGGATGAGGATCTGATCAAAGCTGTGGGAAAGATGAAGCCCACAGGTGGTATTGCCATCGGCATCGAACGTTTGTTAATGGTCCTTACCGGTGAATCAGATATACGTCAATTTTTTCTTCAACCATTGGGTGGATCCGGAGGAGCAACAAAGCGCAGGTAA
- a CDS encoding PHP domain-containing protein encodes MNNSQISARIKRLSAMMTLLDDNPHKIRAFEKAARIISEHPEEMGVLIDEDRLKAVSGIGDTLAHIILYYAKSGGPGFEKELEDRLPTGLPVLLDLKGLSLKKVQTLWLDHEISNITLLEEACRSNTLAGWSGFGSKLEQLLLKSIAFKARHVSDFHLDLALKVSQLWHQKLASLPSVKRVELTGRLRRRDDLIRSVDFIVEADLAVLKNDLIQFQNFDFTHIEPISLKDDTGLPIQLWISSSSDFQLRQLVLTGGSAYLEKINSALRVKGLTHDQGSRADLDATGLTEATLCEVLHIQWIEPELRDNFDSFPPDRTLIQVQDIKGVIHAHSTWSDGKNSLEQMVRAARDLGYQYLGISDHSQAAYYANGLKPDRVKKQWDHIDKLNDQYPDIHIFKGIEADILSDGRLDYDEELLAGFDLVIASIHSHFHLDRDKQTNRIIRALQSPFTTILGHPTGRMLLSREGYDPDLPSIIEAAAEYDKIIEINTTPKRLDLDWRYAALAREKGVKFSINPDAHSSKGLETIPLGVSMARKGGLGPEDIINTLSTSELTNYLRKHHWTK; translated from the coding sequence ATGAATAATTCTCAAATCAGCGCCCGTATCAAACGTCTGTCTGCCATGATGACCCTTCTGGATGATAATCCACACAAGATCAGGGCTTTTGAAAAGGCCGCTCGCATCATCAGCGAGCATCCGGAAGAAATGGGTGTCCTCATTGATGAAGATCGTCTTAAAGCAGTCAGTGGCATTGGTGATACTTTGGCACATATCATCCTTTATTATGCTAAATCAGGAGGACCCGGGTTTGAAAAAGAATTGGAAGATCGCCTGCCAACCGGATTACCTGTCCTGCTCGATCTGAAAGGACTGAGCCTGAAAAAAGTGCAAACCCTCTGGTTGGATCATGAGATCAGCAATATTACACTGCTGGAAGAAGCTTGCCGATCCAATACACTGGCTGGCTGGAGCGGTTTTGGCTCAAAACTGGAGCAGTTGCTTCTAAAATCCATTGCGTTTAAAGCAAGACATGTCAGCGATTTTCATTTAGATCTGGCATTGAAAGTGAGCCAGCTCTGGCACCAAAAATTGGCATCGCTGCCTTCGGTCAAACGGGTAGAACTCACTGGAAGACTTCGCCGACGCGATGACTTGATCAGGAGTGTTGACTTTATTGTGGAAGCCGATCTAGCTGTCCTGAAAAATGATCTTATACAATTCCAAAATTTTGATTTCACACATATTGAACCCATCTCGTTGAAGGATGACACCGGTTTGCCCATTCAGCTTTGGATCAGCAGCAGTTCCGATTTTCAGTTGCGTCAGCTCGTGCTTACGGGGGGATCCGCTTATCTTGAGAAGATCAACTCAGCTTTAAGGGTAAAGGGTCTGACTCATGACCAGGGAAGCCGTGCCGATCTGGATGCGACAGGTCTAACTGAAGCTACTCTCTGTGAAGTCCTTCATATCCAATGGATCGAGCCGGAGCTGAGAGACAATTTTGATAGTTTTCCGCCAGATCGGACCCTGATCCAGGTCCAAGATATCAAAGGGGTCATCCACGCTCATTCCACCTGGAGCGATGGTAAAAATAGTTTGGAGCAGATGGTTAGAGCTGCCCGTGATCTGGGCTACCAGTATCTGGGCATCAGTGATCATTCTCAGGCAGCCTATTATGCAAATGGGCTAAAACCGGATCGAGTTAAAAAACAATGGGATCACATTGATAAACTAAATGACCAGTACCCGGACATCCATATTTTCAAGGGGATCGAAGCAGATATTCTCAGTGATGGTCGTCTGGATTATGATGAGGAGTTACTGGCAGGTTTCGATCTTGTTATTGCCTCGATTCACAGCCATTTCCATTTGGATCGGGACAAACAAACAAACCGGATCATCAGGGCTTTACAAAGTCCCTTTACAACCATATTGGGACATCCTACAGGTCGCATGTTACTGTCTCGGGAGGGTTATGATCCTGATTTGCCCAGTATCATTGAGGCGGCTGCTGAATACGATAAGATCATCGAGATCAACACCACCCCTAAACGGCTTGACCTGGATTGGCGATATGCTGCCCTGGCCCGGGAAAAAGGTGTGAAATTTTCCATCAATCCTGATGCACACAGCTCAAAAGGTTTGGAAACAATACCCCTGGGAGTTTCCATGGCTCGTAAGGGTGGATTGGGTCCAGAAGACATCATTAACACCCTGTCAACGAGTGAGTTGACCAACTATTTGAGAAAGCACCACTGGACAAAATGA
- the nth gene encoding endonuclease III, whose protein sequence is MKESIKNRQSRMRLILDRLYESYPNSHCSLDHRSPFQLLISTMLSAQCTDDRVNKVTPELFKFYPTAAAMAGASVEHLAELVHSTGFYNSKSKNMSACARMLLEEHGGEVPGDLKTLIKIPGVGRKTANVVLGTAFGIPGLVVDTHVIRLANLLEFTTHSDAVKIERELMSIVDEEHWVMFTHLIIDHGRAVCIARRPQCHVCVLAEYCPSVLPDEAIRKKK, encoded by the coding sequence ATGAAAGAGTCAATCAAAAACAGGCAATCCAGGATGCGGCTTATTCTGGACCGATTATATGAGTCATATCCGAACTCACACTGCAGTCTTGATCATCGCTCACCCTTTCAGTTGCTGATCTCAACCATGTTATCAGCTCAGTGTACTGATGATCGGGTCAATAAAGTGACACCTGAATTGTTCAAGTTTTATCCTACAGCAGCGGCTATGGCTGGAGCTTCAGTTGAGCATTTGGCTGAGCTTGTCCACTCCACCGGTTTTTATAATAGCAAGTCCAAGAACATGAGTGCTTGCGCCAGGATGTTGCTGGAAGAACATGGTGGTGAAGTTCCCGGTGATCTGAAAACGTTGATCAAGATACCTGGAGTAGGTCGAAAAACGGCAAATGTTGTGTTGGGAACGGCTTTTGGCATTCCAGGCCTTGTCGTTGATACTCATGTGATTCGCCTGGCCAATCTTCTTGAATTCACCACCCACAGTGACGCAGTAAAAATTGAACGTGAATTGATGTCCATCGTCGATGAAGAACACTGGGTGATGTTTACTCACCTCATTATTGATCATGGACGAGCCGTTTGTATTGCCAGACGTCCTCAATGTCACGTCTGTGTGCTTGCTGAATACTGTCCATCGGTTTTGCCCGACGAAGCTATCAGAAAAAAGAAATAG
- a CDS encoding acylphosphatase: MDTSISFRVTGRVQGVGFRAFIQRTGQQLGLSGWVKNNADGSVSGLAEGEQGLLVEFMKQVKIGNRWSSVDGLEEQPLRYSGEFSGFEIRY; encoded by the coding sequence ATGGACACATCGATCAGTTTTCGAGTTACCGGCAGGGTCCAGGGGGTTGGATTCAGAGCTTTTATTCAGCGAACCGGGCAACAATTAGGTCTTTCTGGTTGGGTCAAGAATAATGCAGATGGTTCTGTTAGCGGCTTGGCAGAAGGAGAACAAGGACTCTTAGTGGAATTCATGAAACAGGTGAAGATTGGGAATCGCTGGTCAAGTGTAGACGGGTTGGAAGAACAGCCACTGAGATACAGTGGTGAGTTTTCAGGTTTTGAAATTCGGTATTAG
- a CDS encoding transcriptional coactivator p15/PC4 family protein: protein MEKIIGEVERSETEKIIIQVKEFKGRTYVDFRIHYLADEDEWRPTQKGITVAPALWEGFKKHVDETDKFLETEGMI from the coding sequence ATGGAAAAGATCATTGGTGAAGTTGAACGAAGCGAGACTGAGAAAATCATTATTCAGGTAAAGGAATTCAAAGGACGTACCTACGTTGACTTTCGGATTCACTATCTGGCAGATGAGGATGAATGGCGTCCAACCCAGAAGGGCATCACAGTTGCCCCTGCACTTTGGGAAGGTTTTAAAAAACATGTAGATGAAACCGATAAATTCCTGGAAACTGAAGGGATGATATAG
- the fetB gene encoding iron export ABC transporter permease subunit FetB: MMRPDFYVLTWNDLIVSLFFIAFSLFLIRKWKLGLEQTLLIGTLRSFVQLTLMGYVLTWFFDQQHWAFMLSLLFIMILIASYEGTRRQKNDIPHFFSAMFVALLGSAILILGTILLFILDVKPWFSPYAAIPIGGMIIGNGLNSTSLTANRFVGELRHREKEIETLLALGATPKLAVYDAMKASIQAALIPNINTMMTVGLVQLPGVMTGQILAGIDPIIAVRYQIMIMYMWFTTATMANIIILTIVYRQFFTKKMQLRRELLRE, from the coding sequence ATGATGAGACCTGATTTCTATGTCCTGACCTGGAACGATCTTATCGTCTCCCTATTTTTTATCGCCTTCTCTTTATTTTTGATCAGGAAGTGGAAGCTGGGCTTGGAACAGACTCTGCTTATTGGTACCCTCAGGTCATTTGTACAACTGACTCTTATGGGTTACGTTTTGACCTGGTTTTTTGATCAACAACATTGGGCATTTATGCTCAGCTTGCTTTTTATTATGATCCTCATCGCCAGTTATGAAGGAACCCGACGTCAAAAAAATGATATTCCTCATTTTTTTTCAGCCATGTTTGTTGCTTTACTCGGATCAGCGATCCTGATCTTGGGAACTATTTTGCTCTTTATCCTTGATGTTAAGCCCTGGTTCTCACCTTATGCGGCTATACCGATTGGCGGTATGATCATTGGAAATGGTCTGAACTCAACCTCACTCACAGCTAATCGTTTTGTTGGTGAATTAAGGCATCGTGAAAAGGAAATCGAAACACTCCTGGCTCTGGGGGCAACGCCTAAATTGGCAGTTTATGATGCCATGAAAGCATCCATTCAGGCCGCCCTTATTCCAAATATTAACACCATGATGACTGTCGGCCTGGTTCAGCTTCCCGGGGTCATGACCGGACAGATTCTGGCTGGTATTGACCCAATTATTGCTGTACGCTATCAGATCATGATCATGTACATGTGGTTTACAACAGCAACGATGGCCAACATAATTATACTGACCATCGTTTATCGACAATTCTTTACAAAAAAAATGCAACTCAGACGAGAGTTGCTGAGAGAGTAA
- a CDS encoding ATP-binding cassette domain-containing protein, whose amino-acid sequence MQNQSLFQFTDVAYEAGGNKILSGVSFEVQKGEFLAVLGASGAGKSSLLRMFNSLASPTWGQINFRGQDIDNDIQCLRKNVGILFQNPVVFSGSVKENLLVAGRWDQTIAQTIDHDLSNALEQVEMGNIKLTHNAKDLSGGEQQRLALARTLLNHPQVLLLDEPTSNLDPKLSRSIMDLVNRLRKTLNLTVIAVSHNHQLMRRYAQRVIVLSQGKIVGNGSFKALDQATIFEKAGLLESGADDET is encoded by the coding sequence ATGCAGAACCAATCACTTTTCCAGTTCACAGATGTTGCCTATGAGGCCGGTGGAAACAAAATCCTTAGCGGAGTCAGTTTTGAAGTTCAGAAAGGTGAATTTCTGGCTGTCCTTGGAGCCTCAGGAGCCGGAAAGAGCTCGTTACTCAGAATGTTCAATTCTCTGGCCAGTCCAACTTGGGGACAGATCAACTTTCGCGGTCAGGATATTGATAATGATATTCAATGTTTGCGCAAAAATGTGGGAATCCTCTTCCAAAATCCAGTGGTGTTCTCCGGCAGTGTAAAAGAGAACCTGCTGGTTGCTGGTCGTTGGGATCAAACCATTGCCCAAACCATTGACCATGACCTCAGTAACGCGCTTGAACAAGTGGAAATGGGCAATATCAAATTGACTCATAATGCCAAAGATCTTTCCGGTGGGGAACAACAGCGACTTGCTCTGGCACGAACTTTATTGAATCACCCTCAAGTATTGCTATTGGATGAGCCCACATCCAACCTGGATCCAAAGCTTTCCAGGTCCATCATGGATCTGGTAAACAGACTACGCAAGACCTTGAACCTGACTGTAATTGCAGTTTCTCATAACCACCAGCTTATGCGTCGCTACGCACAACGGGTGATCGTGTTATCCCAGGGTAAAATAGTGGGAAATGGTTCTTTTAAAGCACTAGACCAGGCAACAATTTTTGAAAAAGCCGGGCTACTTGAAAGCGGGGCCGATGATGAGACCTGA
- a CDS encoding acyl-CoA dehydrogenase family protein, whose amino-acid sequence MSARIVGPDYFNISSLLSEEEIAVQNMTHDWVQDRFKPTVAKHFREGTFPMDLQTEMGEMGFFGSSLPEEYGTAGLNNVAYGLMMQELERGDSGLRSFASVQGALVMWPIWKYGSVEQKDKWLPLLASGKKIGCFGLTEPDFGSNPGGMLTRVKQDGDSFILTGTKMWITNSPVADVALIWAKAESGEIQGFLVERGIAGFETPQIKGKLSLRASITGEIVLDHCRIPLENRLPDANGLRAPLSCLTQARYGINWGVMGAAIDCYEEAVEYAKTRIQFDKPIAAYQLTQQKLAEMLNEITKAQLMTLQLGRLKDRGTMNHKQVSLSKMNNVRMAIEIARSARTILGASGITDEYVAMRHAANLESVLTYEGTHEMHTLVVGESITGIPAYR is encoded by the coding sequence ATGTCTGCTAGAATTGTTGGTCCTGATTATTTTAATATTTCAAGCTTACTGAGCGAAGAAGAGATTGCTGTCCAAAACATGACCCATGACTGGGTGCAAGATCGGTTTAAACCTACTGTTGCCAAACATTTTCGCGAGGGAACCTTTCCCATGGATCTGCAGACTGAAATGGGTGAAATGGGATTTTTTGGTTCCAGTCTACCTGAAGAATATGGAACGGCCGGTTTAAACAATGTAGCCTATGGACTGATGATGCAGGAATTAGAACGAGGAGATTCTGGTCTCCGTAGTTTTGCTTCAGTTCAGGGTGCCCTGGTTATGTGGCCCATCTGGAAGTATGGTTCTGTTGAGCAAAAAGATAAGTGGCTACCTTTACTGGCCTCAGGCAAGAAAATCGGCTGTTTTGGACTCACAGAACCGGACTTTGGATCCAATCCCGGAGGAATGCTCACTCGAGTAAAGCAGGATGGCGATAGTTTTATCCTTACTGGAACCAAAATGTGGATCACCAATTCTCCAGTGGCTGATGTGGCTCTGATCTGGGCTAAAGCTGAATCAGGTGAGATTCAGGGTTTTCTGGTGGAACGTGGAATCGCTGGATTTGAAACACCTCAGATCAAAGGGAAGCTTTCACTCCGCGCCTCTATCACGGGTGAAATTGTACTTGATCATTGCCGGATCCCACTGGAAAATCGACTTCCGGATGCCAATGGACTGCGTGCCCCCTTGAGCTGCCTTACCCAAGCTCGCTACGGGATCAATTGGGGTGTGATGGGAGCCGCCATAGATTGTTATGAAGAAGCAGTGGAATATGCCAAAACCAGGATTCAGTTCGATAAACCCATTGCAGCCTACCAGCTAACCCAGCAAAAACTGGCTGAAATGCTGAATGAGATCACTAAAGCGCAACTCATGACGCTACAATTAGGCCGTCTGAAAGATCGTGGAACCATGAATCACAAACAGGTCAGTCTTTCAAAAATGAATAATGTCCGTATGGCTATCGAGATTGCTAGATCAGCCAGAACAATTTTGGGAGCTAGCGGTATTACTGATGAATATGTAGCCATGCGCCATGCTGCAAATCTGGAGTCAGTTCTGACTTATGAAGGAACCCATGAAATGCACACCCTGGTGGTTGGAGAGAGCATCACCGGTATTCCGGCTTATCGTTGA
- the galE gene encoding UDP-glucose 4-epimerase GalE, whose translation MSNILVTGGAGYIGSHTVLELLENGDQVIVVDNLSNSSRESLRRVEALTKKHVTFHEVDLLDKSDLNQVFEQHELDAVIHFAGFKAVGESVTIPLKYYQNNLTGTLNLLEVMNRHSVKRLVFSSSATVYGDPASVPITEDFPVSATNPYGRSKLIIEEMLRDLTVSDAEWDIALLRYFNPVGAHKSGQIGEDPNGIPNNLMPYISQVAVGKLEQLSIFGDDYKTPDGTGVRDYIHVVDLANGHLKALEYLSGKPGLVTVNLGTGSGYSVLELIKAFEKVCGKSVAYQVVGRRSGDIAQCYADTHKAADLLSWKATRGIEEMCEDSWRWQSNNPQGYGN comes from the coding sequence ATGTCTAATATCTTAGTTACTGGCGGTGCCGGTTACATTGGCAGTCATACCGTCCTGGAATTGCTTGAGAATGGGGATCAGGTTATTGTGGTTGACAACCTGTCCAATAGCAGTCGTGAGTCATTAAGGCGGGTTGAGGCGCTTACAAAGAAGCATGTCACCTTCCATGAAGTTGATCTATTAGACAAATCAGATCTGAATCAAGTATTCGAACAGCATGAATTGGACGCAGTTATTCATTTTGCTGGATTTAAGGCAGTCGGCGAATCAGTGACCATTCCCCTTAAGTATTACCAGAATAATTTAACAGGTACTTTGAATCTATTGGAGGTGATGAATCGCCATTCTGTAAAGCGGCTGGTCTTCTCATCTTCAGCAACGGTCTATGGTGACCCGGCATCTGTGCCTATCACCGAAGATTTTCCTGTCTCAGCCACGAACCCCTACGGGCGCTCTAAACTAATTATCGAAGAGATGCTACGGGATCTCACCGTTTCTGATGCTGAATGGGATATTGCCCTCTTGCGCTATTTTAATCCGGTGGGCGCCCACAAGAGCGGTCAGATCGGAGAGGACCCCAACGGAATTCCCAATAACCTGATGCCATATATTTCACAAGTGGCAGTGGGCAAGCTTGAGCAGCTTTCCATATTTGGCGATGATTACAAAACCCCCGATGGAACAGGTGTTCGTGACTACATTCATGTTGTTGATTTGGCTAACGGGCATTTGAAAGCCCTGGAGTATCTATCGGGAAAACCAGGTCTGGTCACGGTAAATCTGGGAACCGGAAGTGGTTATAGTGTTTTGGAATTGATCAAAGCCTTTGAAAAAGTTTGCGGGAAATCTGTAGCCTATCAGGTTGTTGGTCGACGCTCAGGAGATATTGCCCAATGTTATGCCGATACTCATAAAGCTGCCGATCTTTTAAGCTGGAAAGCCACCAGAGGTATTGAGGAGATGTGTGAAGATTCCTGGCGCTGGCAATCAAACAATCCTCAGGGTTATGGAAATTAA
- a CDS encoding putative manganese transporter, whose amino-acid sequence MNTLLPVLKHALSISFFVFVMMLVVEYFNVISKGKWEAYFCRQKGWMQYFLAAILGVMPGCLGAFAAVTLYSHRMFSLGAIVATMIATSGDEAFVMFAMFPGKALLISIILFGIAMISGWLVDRIFKTGLDHLQQDRCEKMVIHDSNIMPLLPGWKTFRSSWSESTRVILLFGLLLFISLLAAGILGPQIWNWKRITFMLVGVIGIWIVASSSKHFIHDHLWKHVTREHLPALFAWTFAALWVIHYTNDHMDLAALIEESRLQVTILSALVGIIPSSGPHLLFVTLFSKELIPLSTLVVSSIVQDGHGMLPLLAFSRLDFLKVKGINLIVGILVGIIWLVLAA is encoded by the coding sequence ATGAACACACTTTTGCCAGTCCTGAAACATGCACTTAGTATCAGTTTTTTCGTCTTTGTCATGATGCTGGTGGTTGAATACTTCAATGTGATATCCAAAGGGAAATGGGAAGCCTACTTCTGTCGTCAAAAAGGCTGGATGCAATATTTCTTGGCTGCGATCCTGGGGGTAATGCCTGGTTGCCTCGGTGCTTTTGCAGCAGTGACTCTCTACAGCCACCGTATGTTTTCTTTAGGAGCGATCGTGGCTACCATGATCGCTACCAGTGGCGATGAAGCTTTCGTAATGTTTGCCATGTTTCCCGGGAAGGCACTATTGATCTCAATCATTTTATTTGGTATTGCCATGATCAGCGGGTGGCTGGTGGACCGGATATTTAAAACAGGCCTGGATCACCTTCAGCAGGATCGTTGTGAGAAAATGGTCATTCACGATTCCAACATTATGCCCCTTTTACCGGGCTGGAAGACATTCCGCTCATCTTGGTCCGAGAGCACCCGGGTTATCCTGTTATTTGGTTTGCTTCTTTTTATTTCACTACTAGCTGCCGGAATCCTGGGTCCTCAAATATGGAACTGGAAGCGCATCACTTTTATGCTCGTAGGAGTTATCGGAATTTGGATCGTAGCGAGCAGCTCGAAACATTTTATCCATGATCATCTCTGGAAACATGTGACCAGAGAGCATCTCCCGGCACTATTTGCCTGGACCTTTGCTGCACTTTGGGTTATTCACTATACAAATGACCACATGGATCTGGCAGCCCTGATCGAGGAAAGCAGACTGCAGGTTACTATACTCTCTGCTTTGGTGGGCATCATTCCCTCTTCGGGACCTCACCTGCTGTTCGTAACTTTATTTTCAAAGGAGCTGATTCCTTTGAGTACTCTTGTAGTAAGTTCTATCGTCCAGGATGGACACGGTATGCTGCCGCTCCTGGCTTTCAGCAGACTTGATTTCCTGAAAGTGAAGGGTATTAATCTGATCGTGGGGATCCTGGTGGGGATTATCTGGCTCGTTCTTGCTGCTTAA